A region of alpha proteobacterium U9-1i DNA encodes the following proteins:
- a CDS encoding glycosyl transferase: protein MSERIDIALGYDRRYAAHAATVVSSIVRNAPGAEFRFLMLHADVDRATQERVESVAPGAVFVWTEVGEKDLPAYATRGHLNRTVLFRLGLETLAPADCTRLIYIDSDMVVLGDIRDFWNADLRGAPLGAVLDAYIDAAEFAQRWELPYNGELYFNAGLQLIDLAKVREQKLFSRALEFVVRNDEKLLLGDQDALNYVFWGRWIKLDPVWNAQKFLDRDGVARELSGKAPALVHFIGTEKPWMANIWHPWAWIYWDAVRHTPFADDVARDFNVTPYHRARYLLRWLIKRPQANALAR from the coding sequence ATGAGCGAGCGCATCGATATCGCGCTCGGCTATGATCGCAGGTACGCCGCGCACGCCGCGACTGTGGTGTCGTCGATCGTGCGGAATGCGCCGGGGGCGGAGTTCCGCTTCCTGATGCTGCACGCCGATGTCGATCGCGCGACGCAGGAACGCGTCGAGAGCGTGGCGCCGGGTGCGGTGTTTGTGTGGACCGAGGTGGGGGAGAAGGATTTGCCCGCCTACGCCACGCGCGGGCATTTGAACCGCACGGTGCTGTTCCGGCTGGGGCTCGAGACGCTGGCGCCCGCCGATTGCACGCGGCTGATCTACATCGATTCCGACATGGTCGTGCTCGGCGACATTCGCGACTTCTGGAACGCCGATCTGCGCGGCGCGCCATTGGGCGCCGTGCTTGATGCGTATATCGACGCCGCAGAATTCGCGCAGCGTTGGGAGCTGCCGTACAATGGCGAGCTCTATTTCAACGCCGGCCTCCAACTCATCGATCTCGCCAAGGTGCGCGAACAGAAGTTGTTTTCGCGCGCGCTCGAGTTTGTGGTGCGCAACGACGAGAAATTGCTGCTCGGAGACCAGGATGCGCTGAACTATGTGTTCTGGGGGCGTTGGATCAAACTCGATCCAGTGTGGAACGCACAGAAATTCCTCGACCGTGACGGTGTAGCGCGCGAGCTCAGCGGCAAGGCGCCGGCCCTCGTGCATTTCATCGGCACCGAAAAGCCGTGGATGGCGAATATCTGGCATCCGTGGGCCTGGATCTATTGGGACGCCGTGCGTCATACGCCGTTCGCGGATGATGTCGCGCGCGATTTCAACGTCACGCCGTATCATCGCGCGCGCTACCTGTTGCGTTGGCTGATCAAGCGGCCGCAGGCGAACGCGCTGGCGCGCTGA
- a CDS encoding lipid A core-O-antigen ligase and related enzymes, whose translation MTSVAAPNPRAAALRKLQMQFLPEAAAFAFVALMTAQVSEVGPLLVLAQLGIFGLLVVMRPADCLRIFLRWWPLLLTPLIAFASFFWSDLPAQSARYGFQLFFTAFVGVLLANMLPPHRFIAMTFLSMLVFCILSVASRRMGPSVEGLVLVGFTGSKNQMALAAYTLLVSGVATFLLRESPRWMRPAALFGGLVAVYILATTSSASAFLLAGLAAPGLIALHLTKRMAPAVRVAILGFAIIVAIPIIFLAPEIEAAINYFLFDTLGKDPTLTGRTHLWAHAVDLISRRPIEGYGYQAFWLGESPESVGLLRWAGVADGRTFHFHNTYLQLGVDIGYLGMVTFAGAILAGLFAGMRQYILHPTTATAWAFVMFLGIAVLSFTELVLAPMLPRTLFLYACVVYLFWSPQPAAQPAPRRVYRKTWAAG comes from the coding sequence ATGACCAGCGTCGCCGCCCCCAATCCGCGCGCCGCAGCATTGCGCAAATTGCAGATGCAATTCCTGCCGGAAGCAGCGGCCTTCGCTTTTGTGGCGCTTATGACGGCGCAAGTGTCCGAGGTCGGCCCGCTTTTAGTGCTGGCGCAACTCGGCATTTTCGGCCTGCTCGTGGTTATGCGGCCGGCGGATTGTTTGCGCATTTTCCTGCGCTGGTGGCCGCTTTTGCTGACGCCGTTGATCGCGTTTGCATCGTTCTTCTGGTCGGATTTACCCGCGCAATCGGCCCGCTACGGCTTCCAGCTCTTCTTCACGGCGTTCGTCGGCGTATTGCTCGCGAACATGCTGCCGCCGCATCGTTTCATCGCGATGACGTTCCTCAGCATGTTGGTGTTCTGCATCCTCTCGGTCGCCAGCCGCCGCATGGGGCCGTCGGTCGAAGGCCTGGTGCTCGTCGGCTTCACCGGCTCCAAGAACCAGATGGCGCTCGCCGCTTACACCTTGCTGGTGTCAGGCGTCGCTACCTTCCTGCTGCGCGAGTCGCCGCGCTGGATGCGGCCCGCCGCGCTCTTCGGCGGCCTGGTTGCTGTCTACATTCTTGCGACGACGAGTTCCGCCAGCGCGTTCCTACTGGCGGGCCTGGCCGCGCCCGGCCTCATCGCGCTTCACCTCACCAAGCGCATGGCGCCCGCCGTCCGCGTCGCGATCCTCGGCTTCGCAATCATCGTCGCCATCCCGATCATCTTCCTCGCACCCGAGATCGAGGCGGCGATCAATTACTTCCTGTTCGATACGCTCGGCAAAGACCCAACCCTCACCGGCCGCACGCACCTCTGGGCGCACGCGGTCGACTTGATCTCGCGCAGGCCTATCGAGGGCTATGGCTATCAAGCGTTCTGGCTGGGCGAGAGCCCGGAATCGGTGGGCCTGTTGCGCTGGGCGGGCGTCGCTGACGGGCGCACCTTCCACTTCCACAACACCTACCTTCAGCTCGGCGTGGACATTGGCTATCTGGGCATGGTGACATTCGCTGGCGCGATCCTGGCCGGGCTCTTCGCCGGCATGCGCCAGTACATCCTGCACCCTACGACAGCGACGGCGTGGGCATTCGTAATGTTCCTGGGCATCGCCGTACTCAGCTTCACCGAGCTTGTGCTGGCGCCGATGCTGCCGCGAACGCTCTTCCTCTACGCCTGCGTTGTTTACCTGTTTTGGTCGCCTCAACCCGCCGCTCAACCGGCGCCGCGGCGGGTCTACCGCAAGACCTGGGCGGCTGGTTAA
- a CDS encoding capsule polysaccharide export protein, with product MASPIWHTRRALLGFLAAGVSAAAVSGCVTNEAITPTEIPEYRLGAGDELRVIVFGEAELTGPFVVGTQGSIAYPLIGEVQAAGLTPLELAARLREGLSQFLRNPNVSVEVANYRPFFILGEVTRPGSYPYSPNLTVQNAVATAGGFTYRANRNRVYIKHANEAQERPYDLTSGLPVLPGDTLRIGERLF from the coding sequence ATGGCTTCGCCAATTTGGCACACGCGACGCGCGCTTTTGGGGTTCCTGGCGGCCGGCGTTAGCGCGGCTGCGGTCTCAGGCTGCGTCACCAACGAAGCCATCACGCCGACCGAGATCCCGGAATATCGCCTCGGCGCCGGCGACGAGTTGCGCGTCATCGTGTTCGGAGAAGCCGAACTTACCGGCCCGTTTGTCGTCGGCACCCAAGGCTCGATCGCCTACCCGCTGATCGGTGAAGTGCAGGCCGCCGGCCTCACCCCGCTCGAACTCGCCGCTCGACTGCGCGAGGGATTGTCGCAATTCCTGCGCAACCCCAATGTCAGCGTTGAAGTCGCGAATTATCGCCCGTTCTTTATCCTGGGTGAGGTCACGCGCCCGGGCAGCTACCCCTATTCGCCGAACCTAACCGTGCAAAACGCCGTCGCAACCGCGGGTGGCTTCACCTATCGCGCGAACCGCAATCGCGTTTACATCAAGCACGCTAACGAAGCTCAGGAACGCCCATACGACCTGACCTCCGGTCTGCCGGTCCTGCCCGGCGACACCCTGCGCATTGGCGAGCGTCTGTTCTGA
- a CDS encoding polysaccharide deacetylase → MKQALKQMVRATGLRREHIAAGRLCCERQMLATFGRPSKRWVGRILCYHSIGQQEFGVNDVSEKNFRRHIEMALNAGHRFVPASEIARTGGGPKDIAITFDDGLKSVRTIAAPILKDYNIPWTFFPVSEWSDKKHAWCEHLVLDWFDMEALLKQGAELGSHSATHPDFTTIDQQRVVDELGQSRQTIEQRLGFAPKTFAIPFGQSNNWPDSCAKAARDAGYETIYAQAEETRPEGTIARTFVTKYDGDRIFKALLAGKYDRWEEWV, encoded by the coding sequence ATGAAGCAGGCGTTGAAGCAGATGGTCCGCGCGACGGGTCTGCGCCGCGAGCATATCGCGGCGGGAAGGTTGTGCTGCGAGCGCCAAATGCTGGCGACGTTCGGACGCCCAAGCAAACGCTGGGTGGGGCGCATCCTTTGCTATCACTCGATCGGCCAGCAAGAATTCGGCGTCAACGACGTGTCGGAGAAGAATTTCCGCCGTCACATCGAAATGGCGCTGAACGCCGGCCATCGTTTCGTGCCTGCCTCCGAGATCGCACGCACTGGCGGCGGGCCGAAGGACATCGCCATTACCTTCGATGATGGGCTGAAAAGCGTGCGAACGATCGCCGCACCTATCCTCAAGGACTACAACATTCCGTGGACGTTCTTCCCGGTGTCGGAGTGGAGCGACAAGAAGCACGCATGGTGCGAGCATTTGGTGCTCGATTGGTTCGACATGGAAGCGCTGCTGAAGCAAGGCGCCGAACTTGGCAGCCATTCGGCGACGCATCCGGATTTCACCACGATCGATCAACAGCGCGTCGTCGATGAACTCGGCCAATCGCGCCAGACGATCGAGCAGCGTTTGGGCTTCGCGCCGAAGACGTTCGCGATCCCGTTCGGGCAATCCAACAATTGGCCAGATTCCTGCGCGAAAGCCGCGCGCGACGCCGGTTACGAGACCATCTACGCGCAAGCGGAAGAAACGCGCCCCGAAGGTACGATCGCGCGTACCTTCGTGACCAAGTATGACGGCGACCGCATCTTCAAGGCGCTGCTCGCGGGCAAGTACGATCGCTGGGAGGAATGGGTTTGA
- a CDS encoding probable glycosyl transferase, with protein sequence MGLSRRKISVIVPTYDRPVMFRQAIASIRALEAEGDDIEFEIIVGDNGLKNETLQTCKELGAIYVPAPGKGSSYGRNAAMKVATGEFIAFLDDDDVWLSGCMRPHVAFLDANPHLDAVFGQAIYADPDLKPLGPPWPAEHPGEGDAMMKTMLSGLFPQVGTFLARMKVVEQVGYFDTHLVGGQDLDWLMRLSRQRKLGFVPVPCILFRGRPARSYDALQRKRIGFDRHVFLRHGLPEAHRLWTGPLDFMRSYHGTLRHYYLYFIDKANWFVENGQRGEAVKALVTPMINLPLLAIADLVRPSELRTAIGNVMRGRLKQPLTAEAT encoded by the coding sequence ATGGGTTTGAGCCGCCGCAAGATTTCCGTGATCGTGCCGACATACGATCGCCCGGTGATGTTTCGCCAGGCCATAGCCAGCATTCGCGCGCTTGAAGCCGAAGGCGATGACATCGAGTTCGAAATCATTGTCGGCGACAATGGTTTGAAGAACGAGACGCTTCAAACCTGCAAGGAACTCGGCGCGATCTATGTGCCGGCGCCGGGTAAGGGTTCGTCCTATGGGCGCAACGCGGCGATGAAGGTCGCGACCGGTGAGTTTATCGCATTCCTCGATGATGATGACGTTTGGTTGTCCGGCTGCATGCGTCCGCACGTCGCGTTCCTCGATGCGAACCCGCACCTCGACGCGGTTTTTGGGCAAGCGATTTACGCCGATCCGGACCTGAAGCCGCTGGGCCCGCCGTGGCCGGCGGAGCATCCCGGCGAAGGCGACGCGATGATGAAGACGATGCTGAGCGGGCTGTTCCCGCAAGTCGGCACCTTCCTCGCGCGCATGAAGGTTGTTGAGCAGGTCGGCTATTTCGACACGCATCTGGTTGGGGGGCAGGACTTGGACTGGCTGATGCGCTTGTCGCGTCAGCGCAAACTCGGGTTCGTGCCGGTGCCGTGCATTCTGTTCCGCGGCCGTCCAGCGCGGTCGTACGATGCGCTGCAGCGTAAACGCATCGGCTTCGATCGCCACGTATTCCTGCGTCATGGTTTGCCGGAAGCGCATCGTTTGTGGACCGGGCCGCTCGACTTCATGCGCTCGTATCACGGCACGCTGCGGCACTATTATTTGTACTTCATCGACAAGGCCAATTGGTTCGTGGAGAACGGCCAACGCGGCGAGGCGGTGAAAGCGCTGGTCACGCCCATGATCAATCTGCCGCTGTTGGCGATCGCTGATTTGGTGCGCCCGAGTGAGCTGCGCACGGCGATCGGCAACGTGATGCGCGGGCGTTTGAAGCAGCCTTTGACCGCGGAAGCCACATGA
- a CDS encoding beta-1,3-glucosyltransferase, with translation MARTEDPRIAVVIAAYNAALTLERAVRSALAQPETSEIIVVDDASTDVTAALTESLAKADPRVRLIRQSRNAGPAHARNAALNVATAPWIAILDADDYLAPGRFAALLTNAGDADFIADTLIRIPDGAPTPAFTPDPRVLGPISFEHFVLGNMGALKGPLDLGFVKPIFRRAFVEQHGMRYADMRLGEDYEFYARALALGARFLMIGAAGYFRPSAKAHFRRTIPNATFRRFAIAIAASLRSARSASPNGARWISMRRAWIVACNGGA, from the coding sequence ATGGCGCGCACGGAAGACCCTCGTATCGCGGTTGTGATCGCGGCGTACAACGCCGCGTTAACGCTTGAGCGCGCCGTGCGCTCGGCGCTGGCGCAGCCTGAAACGAGCGAGATCATCGTGGTTGATGACGCGTCAACCGACGTAACCGCCGCATTAACCGAAAGCTTGGCGAAAGCCGATCCGCGCGTACGGCTGATCCGCCAATCGCGCAATGCTGGCCCAGCCCACGCCCGTAACGCCGCGCTGAACGTAGCCACGGCGCCCTGGATCGCCATTCTCGACGCCGACGATTACCTCGCGCCGGGGCGCTTCGCCGCACTTCTCACAAACGCCGGCGACGCTGACTTCATCGCCGACACCTTGATCCGCATCCCCGATGGCGCGCCGACCCCCGCGTTCACGCCGGACCCACGCGTGCTGGGCCCGATCAGCTTCGAGCACTTCGTTCTCGGCAATATGGGAGCGCTCAAAGGCCCGCTCGATTTGGGGTTCGTGAAGCCAATCTTCCGCCGCGCCTTCGTCGAGCAACACGGCATGCGCTATGCCGACATGCGCCTCGGTGAGGATTATGAATTCTACGCACGCGCATTGGCGCTGGGCGCGCGGTTCCTCATGATCGGCGCCGCTGGCTATTTTCGGCCGAGCGCGAAGGCTCACTTTCGAAGGACCATTCCGAACGCGACCTTCAGGCGCTTCGCGATTGCGATCGCGGCCTCGCTACGATCCGCACGCTCAGCATCGCCGAACGGCGCGCGCTGGATCAGCATGCGTCGAGCGTGGATTGTCGCCTGCAATGGCGGCGCATGA
- a CDS encoding inner membrane protein: MGATGSGGISARRADLDSLRVLALLLLIVYHTLLVFDPGANWRVLSDNAHPWAGYLTAALSPWRMPLVFFIAGCAARFMIERISPLGFIKERAAKLLTAFVFTIIALAPLQNYVRLDNLGDPSIGYFDYLFRLAPGANDFHGLPIPDFAHAWFLPYLFVYSALLALIWGAAPTVLRRIQQLVEHAPIWFTVGALMMWFAFLAHEVEPSHLQTSMLLDDTLAHLKFAPVFFLGALIGKSETFRAMLIAARFELWAAASILLLGDLALKWANVQHDGGIGAFYPAIPVARGLFGGAMMFAVAAFGAWALNHPSRQLSYLSDAILPVYLLHQTVLVVAADAITPLGWPLWAELAVLPTLTLLLPLGIYHFAIRPNAWLRRLFGLKADRPTPLEPVPVAGPKTA, from the coding sequence ATGGGCGCAACCGGCTCCGGCGGGATTTCGGCGCGCCGCGCGGACTTGGACAGTCTGCGGGTGCTCGCTCTCCTATTGCTCATCGTTTACCACACGCTGCTGGTGTTCGACCCAGGCGCGAATTGGCGCGTGCTCAGCGACAATGCTCATCCGTGGGCCGGATATTTGACCGCGGCCCTATCGCCTTGGCGCATGCCTTTGGTCTTCTTCATTGCCGGCTGCGCGGCGCGGTTCATGATCGAACGAATCTCGCCGCTGGGGTTCATAAAGGAACGCGCGGCGAAATTGCTCACTGCATTCGTGTTTACGATCATCGCGCTGGCGCCGCTCCAAAATTACGTTCGGCTAGACAATCTGGGTGATCCGTCGATCGGCTATTTCGACTACCTGTTTCGGCTCGCCCCGGGCGCCAACGATTTCCACGGTCTGCCGATCCCGGATTTTGCGCACGCCTGGTTCCTGCCGTACTTGTTCGTTTACTCGGCGCTTCTGGCTTTGATTTGGGGCGCCGCCCCGACAGTGCTTCGCCGCATCCAGCAGCTGGTCGAACACGCGCCCATTTGGTTTACGGTCGGCGCCTTGATGATGTGGTTTGCGTTTCTGGCCCATGAGGTCGAGCCCAGTCATCTGCAAACCAGCATGCTGCTGGACGATACCCTGGCGCACCTGAAATTCGCACCTGTGTTCTTCCTCGGCGCCCTCATTGGCAAGAGCGAGACATTTCGCGCCATGCTTATTGCGGCGCGCTTTGAGCTTTGGGCCGCCGCCTCGATCCTGCTGTTGGGCGACCTCGCGCTTAAGTGGGCGAACGTTCAGCACGACGGCGGCATTGGCGCGTTCTACCCCGCAATACCCGTCGCGCGAGGGTTATTTGGCGGGGCCATGATGTTCGCAGTCGCCGCTTTCGGCGCCTGGGCCCTTAACCACCCCTCCCGCCAACTCAGCTACCTCTCGGACGCCATCTTGCCGGTTTATCTGCTTCACCAAACCGTCTTGGTGGTCGCCGCCGACGCCATCACACCATTGGGCTGGCCGCTCTGGGCCGAATTGGCCGTGTTACCGACGCTGACGTTGCTGCTTCCACTCGGAATTTACCACTTCGCCATCCGGCCGAACGCCTGGTTGCGACGTCTTTTCGGCCTCAAGGCCGACCGCCCAACGCCGCTCGAACCCGTGCCGGTGGCTGGACCGAAAACTGCATGA
- a CDS encoding tyrosine-protein kinase EpsD yields MNMMNQEPPQNPSGQPTGPQGLADLFGIDAALGMLRRRFLVMAMVGVAAAGALFTFLMLGTPVYQATALVMINPRQERVLRGEDIVGQLPRDSSAIDSEIELMRSSTLMTELADALTQIDRAAGGPAVETETAGELTSEISVRRRGLTYVIEISANSEDPSRAQLIANTYADVYIASQVNSRIDTAQRANSWLGRRLSELREDVQRKESAAETFRIGAGLMSAGGTALAESQITEIQSQMLRAEADLGAAEARYRQAQQVVTSGGSLESVGSVLNNEEIRQLRGRLADIARRQADLETRYLETHPAVQAVRSERADMEQQVREATQRVLAGLADDVNVARARLSTLRGSMSAATGELGTNSNASVRLRELEREAAASREVYESYLQRYQEIADQDQLNTSDARLLSYATEPHSPSSPKLRVALALAIALGLVLGIGAGVAVEILDRSVKNADELEAKTGVPAIASIPTISKRMLRQMAPADRHPAGYLVARPMSAFTEALRVLRTVIVYSKLDLTSKVVAITSALPDEGKTTISACLARVAAMSGQRVVVVDCDLRKQSINDVLDVESDVGILQVLAGEAPWRAAIIRDEATDAHILPVATSGFTPRDVFGSEAMKALLTELRANYDLVVLDCAPILAIAETRIVVQHADAVVLVARAGRSATGAVRSAIAQTEAAGGKVLGVALNCVLPHWQSYSDSLYFYDSKSYYSVG; encoded by the coding sequence ATGAATATGATGAACCAAGAACCGCCGCAAAACCCGTCAGGGCAGCCCACTGGGCCGCAGGGCCTTGCGGATTTGTTTGGCATCGACGCCGCGCTCGGCATGTTGCGCCGTCGCTTTCTGGTTATGGCGATGGTCGGTGTCGCCGCCGCTGGCGCCTTGTTCACTTTCTTGATGCTCGGCACGCCGGTTTACCAGGCAACCGCGCTTGTCATGATCAATCCGCGCCAAGAGCGCGTTTTGCGTGGCGAGGACATCGTCGGCCAATTGCCCCGCGATTCATCGGCCATCGATTCCGAAATCGAATTGATGCGTTCGTCCACCTTGATGACCGAACTCGCGGACGCGCTGACGCAGATCGATCGCGCCGCCGGCGGTCCAGCGGTCGAAACAGAAACTGCGGGTGAGCTGACCAGCGAAATCAGCGTGCGCCGCCGTGGGCTCACCTACGTTATCGAAATTTCGGCGAACTCGGAGGATCCGAGCCGCGCCCAATTGATCGCCAACACCTACGCCGACGTCTACATCGCCAGCCAAGTCAATTCGCGCATCGACACGGCCCAACGCGCCAATTCTTGGCTCGGCCGTCGTCTATCGGAGTTGCGTGAAGACGTGCAGCGCAAAGAGAGCGCCGCCGAGACGTTCCGCATCGGCGCCGGCTTGATGTCGGCGGGCGGCACCGCACTGGCGGAATCGCAGATCACCGAAATTCAATCGCAAATGCTTCGCGCCGAAGCCGATCTCGGCGCCGCCGAAGCGCGCTATCGCCAAGCTCAACAGGTCGTGACCTCCGGTGGTTCGCTCGAATCCGTCGGGAGCGTCCTCAACAACGAAGAAATCCGCCAATTGCGCGGCCGTCTCGCTGACATCGCCCGCCGTCAAGCGGACCTCGAAACCCGCTATCTTGAAACACACCCCGCCGTTCAAGCCGTGCGCTCGGAACGCGCCGACATGGAACAGCAAGTTCGCGAAGCGACGCAGCGCGTGCTTGCCGGTCTGGCGGACGATGTGAACGTCGCCCGCGCGCGTCTCAGCACGCTGCGCGGTTCGATGTCCGCGGCCACGGGCGAACTGGGAACCAATTCCAACGCGAGCGTACGCTTGCGCGAGCTTGAACGCGAAGCTGCCGCCAGCCGCGAAGTCTATGAGAGCTACCTCCAGCGCTATCAGGAGATCGCCGATCAGGATCAGCTCAACACCTCGGACGCGCGCTTGCTCTCCTACGCCACCGAGCCGCACTCGCCGTCGTCGCCAAAGCTGCGCGTCGCGCTGGCGCTCGCCATTGCGCTTGGACTTGTGCTCGGCATCGGCGCCGGCGTGGCGGTCGAAATTCTCGATCGCTCGGTAAAGAACGCTGACGAGCTGGAAGCCAAGACGGGCGTACCGGCGATCGCTTCGATTCCCACAATTTCCAAGCGGATGCTGCGCCAGATGGCGCCGGCGGACCGCCATCCAGCGGGCTATCTTGTCGCGCGCCCAATGTCGGCGTTCACCGAAGCCCTGCGGGTGCTGCGCACAGTGATCGTCTACTCCAAGCTCGATCTCACGTCCAAAGTCGTCGCCATCACGTCGGCCTTGCCGGACGAAGGCAAGACGACAATCTCGGCTTGTTTGGCGCGGGTCGCGGCTATGTCTGGTCAACGCGTGGTCGTTGTCGATTGCGACTTGCGCAAGCAAAGCATCAACGACGTTCTCGACGTCGAAAGCGACGTCGGAATCCTGCAGGTGCTGGCGGGTGAAGCGCCGTGGCGCGCCGCGATCATTCGTGACGAAGCCACCGATGCGCACATCCTGCCCGTTGCCACGTCTGGTTTCACGCCGCGCGACGTGTTCGGCTCGGAGGCCATGAAGGCGCTGCTCACCGAGCTGCGCGCGAATTACGACCTGGTCGTGCTCGATTGCGCGCCGATCCTGGCGATCGCCGAAACCCGCATCGTCGTGCAGCATGCCGACGCCGTGGTGCTCGTCGCGCGCGCTGGCCGTTCAGCGACGGGCGCGGTACGCTCAGCCATTGCCCAAACAGAAGCTGCGGGCGGAAAAGTGTTGGGCGTCGCGCTGAATTGCGTGCTGCCGCATTGGCAGTCTTACAGTGACTCCCTCTACTTCTACGATTCCAAGTCCTATTACAGCGTCGGCTGA
- a CDS encoding glycosyl transferase — translation MLRVDVAIPCYKYAHFLQTAVASVLMQRDAEVRVLILDDCSPDNTEEVAGRLVRHDSRVAYSRNEKNLGLVGTANRGVIDWAEADFNILLSADDALAPGALARAGAVFQAHPELGMVYGMGLVRPNNAIDGVEDQRSRTYQVISSGRFLERATTVGNPALSPAVIVRTDLQKRIGGYNPSLPHTCDMEMWMRFAAEAPVGVLKEVQAIYAEHGGNMSAGYANRSLGDSRQRIAASDEVFAKYHERFPQSTQWRAAQKRRLVDEAYWLAGQCAMEGDKAAVEICLAFAEEHFPDDWRSQAYWRFRVKEAMGKAGGDMLRRLRGDPAAPAQSNEPKVFGWWPD, via the coding sequence ATGTTGCGCGTTGACGTCGCCATCCCCTGCTACAAGTACGCGCATTTCCTGCAGACCGCCGTCGCCAGCGTGCTGATGCAGCGCGACGCCGAGGTGCGCGTGCTGATCCTCGACGATTGCTCGCCCGACAATACCGAGGAAGTCGCGGGCCGCCTCGTGCGCCACGACAGCCGCGTCGCCTATTCACGCAATGAAAAGAATTTGGGCCTCGTCGGCACCGCAAATCGCGGCGTGATTGATTGGGCCGAAGCGGATTTCAACATCCTGCTCAGCGCCGACGATGCACTCGCCCCCGGCGCGCTCGCCCGCGCTGGCGCGGTGTTTCAAGCGCACCCCGAACTCGGCATGGTCTATGGCATGGGGCTCGTGCGCCCCAACAACGCCATCGACGGCGTCGAGGATCAACGCTCGCGCACGTATCAAGTGATCTCAAGCGGGCGCTTCCTTGAGCGCGCGACGACCGTGGGCAATCCCGCGCTCTCGCCCGCCGTGATCGTGCGCACCGATCTGCAAAAGCGCATCGGCGGCTACAATCCAAGTCTACCGCACACCTGCGACATGGAAATGTGGATGCGCTTCGCGGCCGAGGCGCCCGTCGGCGTGCTGAAAGAGGTGCAAGCGATCTACGCCGAGCATGGCGGCAATATGAGCGCGGGCTACGCCAACCGCTCGCTCGGCGACAGCCGCCAACGTATCGCCGCATCGGACGAAGTGTTCGCCAAATACCACGAGCGCTTTCCGCAATCGACGCAATGGCGCGCGGCGCAGAAACGTCGCCTGGTGGATGAAGCCTATTGGCTCGCCGGCCAGTGCGCGATGGAGGGCGACAAAGCCGCCGTCGAAATCTGCCTCGCCTTCGCCGAAGAACATTTCCCCGACGATTGGCGCTCGCAAGCCTATTGGCGCTTCCGCGTGAAGGAAGCGATGGGCAAAGCCGGCGGCGACATGCTGAGGCGCCTGCGCGGCGATCCGGCAGCGCCGGCGCAAAGCAACGAACCCAAGGTTTTCGGCTGGTGGCCGGACTGA
- a CDS encoding acyltransferase, which translates to MDAGATQQRFTVLDGLRGLAALVVVTDHVPSVALMNLLPGRYLAVDFSFALSGFVLAHVYIKRFAAGLGLGAFMRARAIRLYPLYIAATLLGAALAALKVSQGASEAGWGQVGLSTVLGAFYLPTPPGFTAVANEPFPFNGPAWSLFFELVVNVVFALIALRLTRTLFGTVLALGAAGVVWAAYHFGQLDGGFVWSNFVAGFPRVFYAFFVGVLIYRLRAHWSPPALPFWLSFVLLLVMFMIPTPEGWRWAWDSLAAIVLFPLLIAFSANSSVSGVASRACATAGMLSYGFYVFQVPVRDWTNYLLHGGAFVGGIGQVALVTMLTIAVASILHAVYDVPVRRFLTGRLLARQAGGNHVEPGKA; encoded by the coding sequence ATGGACGCGGGCGCGACGCAGCAACGATTTACCGTTCTTGACGGATTGCGCGGTCTCGCGGCGCTGGTGGTTGTCACGGACCACGTGCCGAGCGTTGCCCTGATGAATCTGCTTCCCGGGCGCTATCTGGCCGTGGATTTTTCTTTTGCCCTCTCCGGGTTCGTGCTGGCGCACGTATACATCAAGCGCTTCGCGGCGGGGCTTGGGCTCGGTGCTTTTATGCGCGCGCGGGCGATCCGGCTCTATCCGCTCTACATCGCCGCGACGTTGCTGGGCGCAGCGTTGGCGGCGCTCAAGGTTAGCCAGGGCGCGAGCGAGGCGGGTTGGGGGCAGGTGGGCCTGTCGACCGTGCTCGGCGCGTTTTATCTCCCGACGCCGCCTGGGTTCACGGCCGTCGCCAACGAGCCGTTTCCCTTCAATGGGCCGGCCTGGTCGTTGTTTTTTGAACTCGTGGTGAACGTCGTGTTTGCGCTGATTGCGCTTCGCCTAACGCGCACCCTGTTTGGGACGGTGCTCGCGCTTGGAGCGGCGGGCGTGGTCTGGGCGGCGTACCATTTCGGCCAGCTCGACGGCGGCTTTGTGTGGAGCAATTTCGTCGCGGGCTTTCCGCGCGTGTTCTACGCCTTCTTCGTTGGTGTGCTGATCTACCGGTTGCGCGCGCATTGGTCACCGCCAGCCTTGCCATTTTGGCTGTCGTTCGTGCTGCTGTTGGTGATGTTCATGATTCCGACGCCGGAGGGCTGGCGCTGGGCGTGGGATAGCCTCGCCGCGATCGTGCTGTTCCCGCTGCTGATCGCGTTTTCGGCAAATTCCAGCGTCAGCGGCGTCGCGTCGCGGGCGTGCGCGACGGCGGGAATGTTGTCCTACGGGTTCTACGTCTTCCAGGTGCCGGTGCGGGACTGGACCAATTACCTGCTTCACGGCGGCGCTTTTGTCGGCGGCATCGGCCAGGTGGCGTTGGTGACAATGCTGACCATCGCCGTGGCGTCGATTTTGCACGCGGTTTACGATGTTCCGGTGCGGCGTTTCCTCACGGGGCGCCTGCTTGCGCGGCAAGCGGGCGGAAACCACGTCGAACCGGGCAAGGCGTAA